The following is a genomic window from Desulfuribacillus stibiiarsenatis.
AAGACTATCGTGCAGACGAGATGATTTATGTAGAAGGTGAACCATCTCAGTATGTATTTTTAGTTGTGAGTGGAAGGATTAAAATCACGAAAGTAAGTTCCACTGGCAGAGAGAAAATCCTGCATATTATCCGTGAAAATGAGATGTTTGGTGAACAAGCGATTTTTGAAGATGGAATGAATCCCGCTTCCGCGAAAACAATCGAAAAATCGGTGATATTCCTGATCCGCTTAGAGACAGTGAAAAAGCTGATGATAGAAGATAATCGGTTCTCAAAAATGTTATTACAGGTTATGAACTTGAAATTAAAACAAGCATATAGACAGATCATTAATTTGTCATTTAAAGACACGTATAGTAGATTAGCTAGTCGTATATTTAAGCTTTCAAGGGACCATGGAGTTCGCCATGAATACGGACTTTTTATTAAAGCGAAGCTAACACAACAAGAGTTAGCAGATTATGTGGGTACTTCACGGGAAACAATCAGTAGAATTCTATCGGATTTAGTTCAAAAGGAAATTCTGCATGTCGATCGCCATAAGATTTATGTGAAAGACGTGGATGCATTAAAAGAACTAGCGCTTGGAAGTGTGTAGCATAGTATAAAATTGGATAAGCCTTCACTGCATATAGGGCAGACCATACGGTCAAAATACCTATAGCTAAGCAGTGGAGGTTTTTTTATGGAGGAGCTTATAACAAGTTTATCGAGAACTTTGTTTATCTATTTCTTCATATTAGTTGTTATGAGGGTTATGGGGAAAAGAGAACTTGCTAAGTTGTCAATTTTTGACTTAGTGGTCTTTATCATGATTGCTGAACTAGCTGCAGTAGCAATCGAAGACGTGAGTAAACCTTTATTACAAATGCTAAGTCCGATTATTCTTGTAATGGCTTTACAAATTGTAATTTCCTATGTAAGTCTCAAACAGATTAGTTTCAGAAATATGATTGAAGGTAAGCCTGTCATGATTATAGAGAATGGTAAGATCAACGATAAGGAAATGCAGAAACAACGATATGATATTAATGATTTACTCTTGCAATTACATGAGCAAAAAGTGAAAAATGTTGGAGATGTTGAATTTGCAATATTAGAAACATCAGGAAAACTTACGGTTTTTACCAAAGAATCGAATTCAAAACAAAGTGACAACAGTAATGGTAAAAACAATAATTCCAAGAAGCAAGAAGATGCTAAAGAAGCCCAAGAGGATAAATATATACAAGCAATAGAGATTGGTGATTATGTGCAAGACCAAAAATTCCAAACCTCTCTTCAGACAGACATTCGTTTTCTAGGTTTGCCTTTGACTTTAATATCTGACACTAGGGTGCAGGACGATAATTTAGAGAAAATACAACAGACACGGTTTTGGTTAAAGAATATGATTCAAGAAGCAGGTTTTAAAGAATTTAAGGATATTTATTACATGAGCATTGATGAAGATGGTAAAATTTACATAGATGCCCGCGAATATGATACTTAAAATTCTAAGGATATTATTATTTGCGGTTAATGATTTTAAAGCGTATAAGGTCTTCCGTGGATAATAATTTCATTCCTAATAAAAATAGGATATAAACGACGAGTGAGCAGAAGCTTACAAGAGATACATGTAACCAATCCTTGCTGTTACTGAATAAGTGATTTCCGATAACAGTTGAAAGAATTAATACGACAGTAATAAAACAGAATTTTAAAATATCAGAAATAGGATACTGAACCTTAATATATTTTAACGTACTACGTAAATGTAATAATGTTACAGAAACGAAACTAATCCCGATGGCAATAACGGCTCCTATAATACCTAAAGATGGTTGCGTTGCAAGAAAATATACAGCGGCAAGTTTAATGATAGCTCCAAATAAACTGTTATACATCGTTTCGTTTGCTTTTCCTAGTCCTTGAAGAATTCCTGCTAACGGTGATTGTAAATATAAGAAGATCCCCAGTGGTGCTAATATCTGTAA
Proteins encoded in this region:
- a CDS encoding Crp/Fnr family transcriptional regulator; amino-acid sequence: MFQQLRQIPVMNELSDITLEEIMNNIIIKDYRADEMIYVEGEPSQYVFLVVSGRIKITKVSSTGREKILHIIRENEMFGEQAIFEDGMNPASAKTIEKSVIFLIRLETVKKLMIEDNRFSKMLLQVMNLKLKQAYRQIINLSFKDTYSRLASRIFKLSRDHGVRHEYGLFIKAKLTQQELADYVGTSRETISRILSDLVQKEILHVDRHKIYVKDVDALKELALGSV
- a CDS encoding DUF421 domain-containing protein; protein product: MEELITSLSRTLFIYFFILVVMRVMGKRELAKLSIFDLVVFIMIAELAAVAIEDVSKPLLQMLSPIILVMALQIVISYVSLKQISFRNMIEGKPVMIIENGKINDKEMQKQRYDINDLLLQLHEQKVKNVGDVEFAILETSGKLTVFTKESNSKQSDNSNGKNNNSKKQEDAKEAQEDKYIQAIEIGDYVQDQKFQTSLQTDIRFLGLPLTLISDTRVQDDNLEKIQQTRFWLKNMIQEAGFKEFKDIYYMSIDEDGKIYIDAREYDT